The DNA sequence TCGCGAAGAACGCGCCGGGGTGCTCCGCCGCGAGCCGACGCACCGTCGGATAGTCGAAGTGGTCGTAGTGATCGTGCGAGACGAGCACGAGGTCGAGCGGCGGGAGGTCGTCGAACCGGATTCCGGGCGGCCGGTGACGGCGCGGCCCGACGAACCGAACCGGCGACACGCGCTCCGACCAGACGGGGTCCGTCAGGACGTTCACGCCGCCTCCCTGGAGGAGAACGGTCGCGTGGTTGACGAACGTCGCGCGCCATCGGGCGCCCTCGATCCGCGCCGGAGGCCGCGGGCCCGGCGCGGCGTCGGTCCACCGGTTCCAGCGGCCGCGGCGGCGGTGGAGCATCCAATTCAGGAACCGAAGGAACGCCCTGGCGCCGGAAGCGTCCGGGTCCGCGTTCGAGTATCGCCGGCCGTCGAAGGGCGCTCCTGCCATCCGGCCCAGTATCCCATCGCGGCGCGGGGCCGGTTTCTTGCTACGCTGACCGGCAGTGAAACAGCTGATCGCGGCGTTCTTCTCGATCCCCGCCGGGTGGTGTGTGGCGGCCGTGTTCCTGTTCGCCGGCGCCGAAACCGCGCTCCTCGTCGGGTTCCTCGTTCCGGGAGAGGTGGCGGCGATCCTGGGAGGCGTCATCGCCTCGCGCGGCCGCGTCCCTCTCCTTCCGGTGATGGCGGCCGCGATCGGGGGAGCGTGGTGCGGCGATTCCGTCGGATACTTTCTCGGCCGCCGCGCCGACTTTTTCGAGCGGCGCCGCCGGAACAAGCAATGGAGCCGGGCGCGCGCGTTCCTGAAAAAAGGGGGGATCGCGGTCCTGCTCGGCCGGTTCACCCCTTTCCTGCGGACGATCGTGCCGGCGGCGGCGGGCGCGGCGAAGATGCCCTACCGCCGGTTCCTTCCGTGGAACC is a window from the Thermoanaerobaculia bacterium genome containing:
- a CDS encoding DedA family protein, with amino-acid sequence MKQLIAAFFSIPAGWCVAAVFLFAGAETALLVGFLVPGEVAAILGGVIASRGRVPLLPVMAAAIGGAWCGDSVGYFLGRRADFFERRRRNKQWSRARAFLKKGGIAVLLGRFTPFLRTIVPAAAGAAKMPYRRFLPWNLAGGLLWGALSSLLGYWGGRNAETIVHRAGLAGLGLLVVVGGILYLLWKRFRKSTRGRRRLHARH